The following proteins are encoded in a genomic region of Strix aluco isolate bStrAlu1 chromosome 23, bStrAlu1.hap1, whole genome shotgun sequence:
- the BACE1 gene encoding beta-secretase 1 isoform X2: MIDNLRGKSGQGYYVEMTVGSPPQKLNILVDTGSSNFAVGAAPHPFLRRYYQRQLSSTYRDLRKGVYVPYTQGKWEGELGTDLVTIPHGPNVTVRANIAAITESDKFFINGSNWEGILGLAYAEIARPDDSLEPFFDSLVKQTRVPNIFSLQLCGAGFSPNETEALASVGGSMIIGGIDRSLYVGDIWYTPIRKEWYYEVIIVKLEVNGQDLNMDCKEYNYDKSIVDSGTTNLRLPKKVFEAAVKSIKTASSTEKFPDGFWLGEQLVCWQVGTTPWHIFPVLSLYLMGEATNQSFRITILPQQYLRPVEDVATSQDDCYKFAISQSSTGTVMGAVIMEGFYVVFDRARKRIGFAVSACHVHDEFRMAAVEGPYLHSNMEDCGYNIPQTDESTLMTIAYVMAAICALFMLPLCLMVFQWRCFHCLRRDHDDFADDISLLK, encoded by the exons ATGATCGACAACCTGCGGGGCAAGTCCGGGCAGGGCTACTACGTGGAGATGACGGTGGGCAGCCCCCCGCAGAAG ctgaatATCCTGGTGGACACAGGGAGCAGTAACTTCGCCGTGGGAGCCGCGCCTCACCCCTTCCTCCGCAGATACTACCAGCGGCAGCT GTCCAGCACCTACCGCGACCTGCGGAAGGGTGTGTACGTGCCCTACACGCAGGGCAAGTgggaaggggagctgggcacCGACCTCGTCACCATCCCCCACGGCCCCAACGTCACCGTCAGAGCCAACATCGCTGCCATCACGGAGTCAGACAAATTCTTCATCAACGGCTCCAACTGGGAGGGGATCCTGGGGCTGGCGTACGCCGAGATCGCCCGG CCCGACGACAGCCTGGAGCCCTTCTTCGACTCGCTGGTGAAGCAGACCCGGGTGCCCAACATCTTCTCACTCCAGCTTTGCGGGGCAGGCTTCTCCCCCAACGAGACGGAGGCGCTGGCGTCGGTGGGGGGCAGCATG ATCATCGGTGGCATCGACCGCTCGCTGTACGTGGGGGACATCTGGTACACACCCATCCGGAAGGAGTGGTACTACGAGGTCATCATCGTCAAGCTGGAGGTCAACGGGCAGGACCTCAACATGGACTGCAAGGAG tACAACTATGACAAGAGTATCGTGGACAGCGGCACCACCAACCTCCGCCTGCCCAAGAAGGTGTTTGAGGCTGCGGTGAAATCCATCAAAACGGCATCTTCG ACGGAGAAGTTCCCGGACGGCTTCTGGCTGGGGGAGCAGCTGGTTTGCTGGCAGGTCGGCACCACCCCCTGGCACATCTTCCCTGTCCTGTCCCTCTACCTGATGGGGGAAGCCACCAACCAGTCCTTCCGGATCACCATCCTGCCCCAG CAATACCTGCGCCCCGTGGAGGACGTGGCCACCTCGCAGGACGACTGCTACAAGTTCGCCATCTCACAGTCCTCCACGGGCACCGTCATGGGTGCCGTTATCATGGAGGGCTTCTATGTCGTCTTCGACCGTGCCCGCAAGCGCATCGGCTTCGCTGTCAGCGCCTGCCACG TGCATGACGAGTTCCGGATGGCTGCTGTGGAGGGACCCTACCTGCACTCCAACATGGAGGACTGCGGCTACAACATCCCGCAGACGGACGAGTCCACGCTGATGACCATCGCCTACGTTATGGCAGCCATCTGCGCCCTCTTCATGCTGCCCCTCTGCCTCATGGTGTTCCAGTGGCGCTGCTTCCACTGCCTGCGGCGCGACCACGACGACTTCGCCGACGACATATCCTTGCTGAAGTGA
- the BACE1 gene encoding beta-secretase 1 isoform X1 — translation MAAAWPWLLLWLGAAALRARPAPPRIRLPLRGGAAPPPGPRARRAPEEAERGGGSFVEMIDNLRGKSGQGYYVEMTVGSPPQKLNILVDTGSSNFAVGAAPHPFLRRYYQRQLSSTYRDLRKGVYVPYTQGKWEGELGTDLVTIPHGPNVTVRANIAAITESDKFFINGSNWEGILGLAYAEIARPDDSLEPFFDSLVKQTRVPNIFSLQLCGAGFSPNETEALASVGGSMIIGGIDRSLYVGDIWYTPIRKEWYYEVIIVKLEVNGQDLNMDCKEYNYDKSIVDSGTTNLRLPKKVFEAAVKSIKTASSTEKFPDGFWLGEQLVCWQVGTTPWHIFPVLSLYLMGEATNQSFRITILPQQYLRPVEDVATSQDDCYKFAISQSSTGTVMGAVIMEGFYVVFDRARKRIGFAVSACHVHDEFRMAAVEGPYLHSNMEDCGYNIPQTDESTLMTIAYVMAAICALFMLPLCLMVFQWRCFHCLRRDHDDFADDISLLK, via the exons ATGGCGGCCGCCtggccctggctgctgctgtggctgggggcGGCCGCCCTgcgcgcccgcccggccccgccgcgcatCCGGCTGCCGctgcggggcggcgcggccccgccgccgggcccccggGCGCGCCGGGCGCCGGAGGAGGCcgagcggggcggcggcagctTCGTGGAGATGATCGACAACCTGCGGGGCAAGTCCGGGCAGGGCTACTACGTGGAGATGACGGTGGGCAGCCCCCCGCAGAAG ctgaatATCCTGGTGGACACAGGGAGCAGTAACTTCGCCGTGGGAGCCGCGCCTCACCCCTTCCTCCGCAGATACTACCAGCGGCAGCT GTCCAGCACCTACCGCGACCTGCGGAAGGGTGTGTACGTGCCCTACACGCAGGGCAAGTgggaaggggagctgggcacCGACCTCGTCACCATCCCCCACGGCCCCAACGTCACCGTCAGAGCCAACATCGCTGCCATCACGGAGTCAGACAAATTCTTCATCAACGGCTCCAACTGGGAGGGGATCCTGGGGCTGGCGTACGCCGAGATCGCCCGG CCCGACGACAGCCTGGAGCCCTTCTTCGACTCGCTGGTGAAGCAGACCCGGGTGCCCAACATCTTCTCACTCCAGCTTTGCGGGGCAGGCTTCTCCCCCAACGAGACGGAGGCGCTGGCGTCGGTGGGGGGCAGCATG ATCATCGGTGGCATCGACCGCTCGCTGTACGTGGGGGACATCTGGTACACACCCATCCGGAAGGAGTGGTACTACGAGGTCATCATCGTCAAGCTGGAGGTCAACGGGCAGGACCTCAACATGGACTGCAAGGAG tACAACTATGACAAGAGTATCGTGGACAGCGGCACCACCAACCTCCGCCTGCCCAAGAAGGTGTTTGAGGCTGCGGTGAAATCCATCAAAACGGCATCTTCG ACGGAGAAGTTCCCGGACGGCTTCTGGCTGGGGGAGCAGCTGGTTTGCTGGCAGGTCGGCACCACCCCCTGGCACATCTTCCCTGTCCTGTCCCTCTACCTGATGGGGGAAGCCACCAACCAGTCCTTCCGGATCACCATCCTGCCCCAG CAATACCTGCGCCCCGTGGAGGACGTGGCCACCTCGCAGGACGACTGCTACAAGTTCGCCATCTCACAGTCCTCCACGGGCACCGTCATGGGTGCCGTTATCATGGAGGGCTTCTATGTCGTCTTCGACCGTGCCCGCAAGCGCATCGGCTTCGCTGTCAGCGCCTGCCACG TGCATGACGAGTTCCGGATGGCTGCTGTGGAGGGACCCTACCTGCACTCCAACATGGAGGACTGCGGCTACAACATCCCGCAGACGGACGAGTCCACGCTGATGACCATCGCCTACGTTATGGCAGCCATCTGCGCCCTCTTCATGCTGCCCCTCTGCCTCATGGTGTTCCAGTGGCGCTGCTTCCACTGCCTGCGGCGCGACCACGACGACTTCGCCGACGACATATCCTTGCTGAAGTGA